The following are encoded together in the uncultured Sphaerochaeta sp. genome:
- a CDS encoding DeoR/GlpR family DNA-binding transcription regulator yields MSTIPASRQHDILTLIRQEGSVTVSLLAEQFSVSELTIRRDLDHLAKKGLVERTHGGATARRNLPVEPDYLQKASEYPNEKAAIAETVASFVEEGDTLYINSGSTTFEVIRAVASLEKRVTIVTNNIDAVYLCKESEHIRLILAGGIYRNRSHSVSGSLSSLIVDQIHANKAIIGVDGFSPSAGLTTPILEEAETTRAMIEHTVGKVFVVAASNKIGVVSNFKTVSLDQVGALVTDEKGAEIVQQMEIPESLEIIVATNTRSAV; encoded by the coding sequence ATGTCAACCATACCAGCAAGCAGACAGCATGATATTCTCACTCTTATCCGTCAGGAGGGGAGTGTAACGGTCAGCTTGCTCGCTGAACAGTTTTCAGTCAGTGAACTAACCATCAGACGAGACTTGGACCACCTGGCGAAGAAGGGCTTGGTTGAACGTACCCATGGAGGGGCGACGGCCAGGAGAAATCTTCCGGTGGAACCTGACTACCTACAGAAAGCAAGTGAATACCCTAATGAGAAAGCTGCAATCGCAGAGACTGTCGCTTCCTTTGTGGAAGAAGGCGATACTCTCTATATCAACAGTGGTTCCACCACCTTTGAAGTAATCAGGGCAGTCGCTTCCCTAGAGAAACGGGTAACCATTGTCACCAACAACATAGATGCAGTCTACCTTTGCAAGGAGAGTGAACACATCAGGCTCATTCTTGCCGGCGGCATCTATCGAAACAGAAGCCATTCGGTTTCAGGTTCCCTCTCTTCCCTAATCGTAGACCAAATACATGCAAACAAAGCCATCATAGGTGTGGATGGGTTTTCCCCATCTGCAGGACTCACCACTCCAATCCTAGAAGAGGCTGAGACTACCAGGGCCATGATAGAGCACACGGTAGGTAAGGTGTTTGTCGTTGCAGCAAGCAACAAGATCGGGGTGGTGTCAAATTTCAAGACTGTCTCCCTTGACCAGGTCGGTGCCTTGGTAACAGACGAGAAGGGAGCAGAAATAGTACAGCAAATGGAGATTCCAGAGAGTCTGGAAATTATCGTAGCAACCAATACAAGGAGTGCCGTATGA
- a CDS encoding type IV toxin-antitoxin system AbiEi family antitoxin, with protein MVKEAIIMKKQSSAYFKEYNLLANSLLKLPVVEGCDHLRDLKNGFIMSLAFKHKSTEYLEVTALGRAFPSIIAKEFEGKTNERVVKSTVYPVLMAPYISDESAKLCEKLRISYMDMSGNCMLSFGSLYVSDQGHPNKFARKRVAKSIFNPSSSVSSQILRLLMQDISKPWKLSQLSEELKCSIGQVSKVKDYLCEQLWAQMTTNGLIILDPQAIMRVWSEVYSEKSTLFDMLDCYSLLPIPEFEKTVQTIRLAKGVDCYLTGFSGGVRYTPVVRYTKVHVMIRERDLQEFLNVAPCKPVESGANVQIHILSTDEFFHDSRIIDDQLVVSPVQVYLDCMRQKGRGEEMAEAVFRKEVMK; from the coding sequence GTGGTGAAAGAGGCTATTATAATGAAAAAACAATCATCAGCGTACTTTAAGGAATACAATCTCTTGGCAAACAGTCTACTGAAGCTTCCTGTAGTTGAAGGGTGTGATCATCTGCGTGATCTAAAAAACGGGTTCATTATGAGTTTGGCTTTTAAGCACAAATCAACTGAATATCTTGAAGTAACAGCACTGGGTAGAGCCTTTCCTTCTATTATTGCAAAAGAGTTTGAAGGAAAGACGAATGAGAGAGTAGTTAAGTCCACAGTATACCCCGTACTTATGGCCCCGTACATTTCCGATGAGTCAGCAAAACTATGTGAAAAGTTACGTATAAGCTATATGGATATGTCAGGAAACTGCATGTTGTCATTTGGCTCTCTGTATGTAAGTGATCAAGGTCACCCAAACAAGTTTGCAAGAAAACGAGTAGCTAAGAGTATTTTCAATCCTTCCTCAAGTGTGTCATCACAGATACTCAGGCTGCTTATGCAAGATATATCTAAGCCATGGAAACTGAGTCAGCTTTCTGAGGAATTGAAGTGCAGCATAGGGCAAGTTTCTAAAGTGAAAGACTACCTTTGTGAGCAGCTTTGGGCTCAGATGACAACTAATGGATTAATAATTCTTGATCCCCAGGCGATTATGCGTGTATGGAGTGAAGTATATTCCGAGAAATCAACCTTATTTGATATGCTGGATTGTTATTCTCTTCTGCCAATACCGGAGTTTGAGAAAACGGTACAGACGATTAGACTTGCTAAAGGGGTTGATTGTTACTTGACTGGGTTTTCCGGAGGTGTCAGGTATACACCGGTGGTCAGGTATACCAAGGTGCATGTAATGATACGAGAACGGGACCTTCAGGAGTTTTTGAATGTTGCGCCATGCAAGCCAGTGGAGTCTGGGGCAAATGTTCAGATTCATATACTTTCAACCGATGAGTTTTTCCATGATTCGAGAATCATAGATGATCAGCTGGTGGTTTCTCCTGTCCAAGTTTATCTGGACTGCATGAGGCAAAAAGGGCGAGGGGAAGAAATGGCCGAAGCTGTATTTAGGAAAGAGGTAATGAAGTGA
- a CDS encoding AraC family transcriptional regulator produces MREEHKSAVQRMLEFIDEHLSKPITLHQLAQAAQYSPWHSARMFKEATGMAPFTYLRHRRLSEAARKLEKPEQKVVDVAFDFVFDSHEGFTRAFSKQFGMNPHEFRQHWNEFVTNRAVRRTTTPKRDSEGEATMKTVFVQVVDRPERKAIVKSSQKATDYFSYCEEVGCDVWEVLSSIKEALYEPVGMWMPENLRRIGTGEYMQGVEVPKDFEASVPKGYDLIDLPACQMMIFQGPPFEDEDYEEAIAGLWDVMKRYDPTFYGFTWADEDGPRFQMEPLGYRGYIEARPCKRI; encoded by the coding sequence ATGAGAGAAGAACACAAGTCAGCGGTCCAGAGAATGCTGGAATTTATTGATGAGCATCTAAGTAAGCCGATTACACTGCATCAACTGGCACAGGCTGCACAGTATTCCCCCTGGCATAGCGCGCGAATGTTCAAGGAGGCTACTGGTATGGCTCCATTCACTTACTTGAGGCACCGGCGTTTGAGTGAAGCTGCAAGAAAACTGGAGAAGCCGGAACAGAAAGTGGTGGATGTGGCGTTTGACTTTGTGTTTGACTCTCATGAAGGATTCACTAGGGCATTCTCAAAGCAGTTTGGGATGAACCCTCATGAATTCAGGCAGCACTGGAATGAGTTTGTCACGAACAGGGCTGTACGTCGCACAACAACCCCAAAACGAGATTCTGAAGGAGAGGCAACAATGAAGACTGTATTCGTACAAGTGGTGGATCGCCCGGAGCGAAAAGCTATTGTGAAGAGCTCACAGAAGGCTACCGACTACTTTTCCTATTGTGAAGAGGTTGGCTGCGATGTCTGGGAGGTTCTGAGCTCGATCAAGGAAGCGCTCTATGAACCTGTTGGGATGTGGATGCCTGAGAATTTGAGAAGGATCGGAACTGGTGAATACATGCAGGGGGTAGAGGTACCAAAAGACTTTGAAGCATCTGTTCCCAAAGGCTATGACCTGATTGATCTACCTGCATGTCAGATGATGATATTCCAAGGCCCTCCGTTCGAGGATGAGGACTATGAGGAAGCGATAGCAGGACTGTGGGATGTGATGAAGAGGTATGATCCTACATTCTATGGTTTCACCTGGGCAGATGAGGATGGTCCTAGATTCCAGATGGAGCCATTGGGCTACCGTGGGTATATTGAAGCAAGGCCTTGTAAGAGAATCTGA
- a CDS encoding alpha-galactosidase: MISKKDRLFNLSTKKTTYLFAITETGHLEHLYYGRYLSKGTISIDALAEKRSISIGTGTAYDSDHPTLFFTNLCMEYSTMGKGDYRESSIDISYSRGMHTLDFIVKSYRILPGKPRTFSGLPESYGDKATCTTLEVMLKEACLPLRLALTYTVFEESNVITRRATLYNDSNEEVTIKNLASAQLDLDTDDWKLVTFDGAWSRERYMHERPLAPGIMINDSKSGVSSADHNPCIFLTKENGETIGMNLIYSSNHRELVETSPYGKVRVLTGINPATFSWNLAPQDRFQSPEAVMTYSPDAINGASQNFHHFINNHIIRGPWKFRERPVLINNWEATYFKFTEDKLINLAKESANLGIELFVLDDGWFGLRNDDTTSLGDWTVNPKKLPSGLENLSLEVHRLGMMFGLWVEPEMISIESQLYKKHPEWMIAIPGRRPSVGRNQYILDLSRPDVRDYLFKQLSDVWHFANVNYIKWDMNRVFSDLYSANREMKDHGEFFHRYILGLYELLEKLTAAFPNVLFESCASGGNRFDLGMLCYMPQTWTSDNTDALSRLYIQEGTSCGYPLSTMGSHVSDSPNHQTLRRSELESRFNVAAFGVLGYELDVTKLKGQQKEAIKAQIAFYKAHRALLQYGTFTRVKLANSISNQVIWAVASQDKSELLVLFAQKLNPANPGSDKLRVEAVDLNAVYEVFPRQQRIDIKMFGNLLNRVSPLPITEGGIAQDTISKAVSLDSEVEHYRVTGEQVAWAGIKLNQQFGGTGYDAMTRVLGDFGSRIYIFKKIM, translated from the coding sequence ATGATTTCCAAGAAGGACCGACTGTTCAATCTATCCACGAAGAAAACCACCTATCTGTTCGCCATAACCGAAACAGGACACCTTGAACACCTTTATTATGGCAGATATCTCAGCAAAGGTACCATCAGCATAGATGCGTTGGCAGAGAAGAGAAGTATCAGCATCGGTACAGGCACAGCCTACGATAGTGATCATCCAACCCTCTTCTTCACCAACCTCTGTATGGAATACTCTACCATGGGCAAAGGTGATTATCGAGAGAGTTCCATCGATATCTCCTATTCCCGTGGCATGCATACACTCGATTTCATCGTTAAGAGCTACAGAATCCTTCCTGGAAAGCCAAGGACCTTCAGTGGCTTGCCCGAATCTTATGGGGACAAGGCTACCTGTACCACCTTGGAAGTCATGCTCAAGGAAGCCTGTCTGCCCTTGCGTCTGGCCCTCACCTACACGGTCTTCGAGGAAAGCAATGTCATCACAAGGCGTGCCACTCTCTACAATGACAGCAACGAGGAAGTTACGATCAAGAACCTTGCATCAGCACAGCTCGATCTTGACACCGATGACTGGAAGCTGGTCACTTTTGACGGGGCATGGTCGAGGGAGCGGTACATGCATGAACGTCCACTTGCCCCTGGAATCATGATCAACGATAGCAAGAGTGGCGTCAGCAGCGCTGATCACAACCCCTGTATATTCCTCACCAAGGAAAATGGGGAGACCATTGGAATGAACCTCATCTACAGCTCCAACCATCGGGAGCTGGTGGAAACATCCCCCTACGGGAAGGTCAGGGTTTTGACGGGTATCAATCCGGCAACCTTCAGCTGGAACCTTGCTCCGCAAGACCGTTTCCAATCCCCTGAGGCGGTAATGACCTACTCCCCTGATGCAATAAACGGGGCAAGCCAGAACTTTCACCACTTCATCAACAACCACATCATCCGTGGTCCCTGGAAGTTCCGTGAGAGACCAGTCCTGATCAACAATTGGGAAGCGACCTACTTCAAATTCACTGAGGACAAGCTTATCAATCTGGCGAAGGAGAGCGCCAACCTCGGTATTGAGCTGTTCGTCCTTGATGATGGCTGGTTCGGTTTACGTAATGATGACACCACCAGTCTTGGGGACTGGACCGTGAACCCGAAGAAACTCCCTTCAGGGTTGGAAAACCTCTCTCTTGAAGTACACAGGCTTGGTATGATGTTCGGGCTCTGGGTAGAGCCGGAGATGATAAGCATTGAGAGTCAGCTGTATAAGAAACACCCCGAATGGATGATCGCCATACCTGGAAGGCGTCCAAGCGTGGGAAGGAACCAGTATATCCTTGACCTGAGTAGACCTGATGTACGGGATTACCTCTTCAAACAACTCTCGGATGTTTGGCATTTTGCAAATGTGAACTATATCAAGTGGGACATGAATCGTGTATTCAGTGACCTTTATAGCGCAAACAGAGAAATGAAAGACCACGGTGAATTCTTTCACCGCTATATTCTGGGGCTCTATGAACTGCTGGAGAAGCTTACTGCAGCTTTCCCCAATGTACTCTTTGAATCATGTGCAAGCGGTGGCAACCGCTTTGACCTAGGAATGCTCTGCTACATGCCACAAACATGGACCAGTGACAATACTGATGCTCTCAGCCGTCTGTATATCCAGGAAGGCACCAGCTGCGGCTACCCACTCTCAACCATGGGCAGCCATGTGAGCGACTCTCCCAATCACCAGACCTTGAGACGATCAGAACTTGAGTCCCGATTCAATGTTGCAGCATTCGGTGTCCTTGGGTATGAGCTGGATGTCACCAAGCTGAAAGGGCAACAGAAAGAGGCCATCAAGGCACAGATTGCCTTCTACAAGGCACACCGTGCCCTACTGCAGTACGGGACCTTTACCAGGGTGAAACTGGCAAACAGTATATCGAACCAGGTAATCTGGGCAGTAGCAAGCCAGGACAAGAGCGAACTCTTGGTGCTCTTCGCACAGAAGCTCAATCCTGCAAATCCAGGTTCAGACAAGCTACGTGTAGAAGCTGTTGATCTGAATGCGGTCTATGAAGTATTCCCCCGGCAGCAGCGTATCGACATCAAGATGTTCGGGAATTTGCTCAACCGAGTCAGTCCGCTCCCCATAACCGAGGGAGGTATCGCCCAGGACACCATCAGCAAGGCTGTCTCCCTGGACAGTGAAGTTGAACACTACCGGGTTACCGGCGAGCAGGTTGCTTGGGCAGGGATTAAGCTGAACCAGCAGTTCGGAGGAACCGGTTATGATGCCATGACCAGGGTCTTGGGTGACTTCGGCAGCAGAATCTATATCTTCAAGAAGATCATGTAG
- a CDS encoding GNAT family N-acetyltransferase — MEQTVIYLEPGSASLATNQGYLAMCKHIRREVFVKGQGVSETIDFDGKDPDCGHLLLLIDDEAVGTIRIRSTEKGTKLERIAVISTYRGLHYGELMVRCALSVARGPVYIHAQIQSEGFYQKLGFVAEDQSIFYEANIPHRTMNWPHEEGVAPCPITIPS; from the coding sequence ATGGAACAGACTGTCATATACCTTGAACCAGGGAGTGCTTCTCTGGCTACCAATCAAGGCTATCTTGCAATGTGCAAGCACATACGACGTGAGGTTTTCGTCAAAGGACAAGGCGTAAGCGAGACCATCGATTTCGATGGAAAAGACCCTGACTGTGGGCATCTTTTACTGCTCATTGATGACGAAGCGGTGGGAACCATACGTATCCGATCGACTGAGAAGGGAACCAAACTCGAACGTATTGCCGTGATTTCCACCTATCGTGGATTGCATTACGGAGAACTCATGGTACGTTGTGCCTTGAGCGTTGCCCGTGGACCAGTCTATATCCATGCCCAGATTCAGAGCGAGGGATTTTATCAGAAGCTTGGTTTCGTTGCAGAAGATCAGAGTATCTTCTATGAAGCAAACATCCCACATAGAACCATGAACTGGCCCCACGAAGAAGGAGTTGCACCTTGCCCTATCACAATACCATCGTAA
- a CDS encoding NAD(P)H-dependent glycerol-3-phosphate dehydrogenase has protein sequence MPYHNTIVIAGAGVFGTAMTERLSWNTNNTVILWSIEKDVVEDINKNHRNTKYFPTHFLNTSIRATSDKQIFRSADCILLVIPSKVIVSFTEEIKAYTKEDCLVINLAKGMSDDGAFITEQIPFPRTASMKGPTFAIEVLHGLPSSFTFGGRREDYVRFKKEVLKDTGLYLDYTEDIRSVELMSILKNMYAIAIGLVSGRFNSPNVDFLIYTKAVGEMRHFLSLFGCSTETIFCYCGLGDLGLTSLNDLSRNRTLGLLMGKGFSIDNSGSSSTVIEGSRTVKLMGELTRERHVEEEFPLVQALYRMMYEHENLNDYMRAVFN, from the coding sequence TTGCCCTATCACAATACCATCGTAATCGCAGGAGCCGGTGTCTTTGGCACAGCCATGACTGAACGGCTCTCTTGGAATACCAACAATACCGTCATCCTCTGGTCCATCGAGAAGGACGTTGTCGAGGATATCAATAAAAACCATCGGAATACAAAGTACTTCCCTACCCACTTCCTGAACACCAGTATCAGGGCAACAAGCGACAAGCAAATTTTCCGCAGCGCTGACTGTATACTTCTTGTCATCCCCTCAAAGGTCATCGTGTCTTTTACCGAGGAAATCAAGGCATATACGAAGGAAGATTGTCTTGTAATAAATCTAGCAAAGGGAATGAGTGATGATGGGGCTTTTATCACTGAACAGATTCCCTTTCCCCGAACAGCAAGCATGAAGGGGCCTACGTTCGCCATCGAAGTTCTGCATGGACTACCCTCTTCCTTTACCTTTGGGGGAAGGAGAGAGGACTATGTCCGCTTCAAGAAGGAAGTACTCAAGGACACCGGTCTCTATCTGGACTATACCGAAGATATCCGATCGGTCGAGCTTATGAGTATCCTGAAGAACATGTATGCCATCGCAATCGGACTGGTCAGTGGACGGTTCAACTCACCTAATGTCGACTTCCTCATTTATACGAAGGCAGTTGGAGAAATGCGCCATTTTCTCAGCCTGTTCGGTTGCAGCACAGAGACCATCTTCTGCTATTGCGGGCTTGGAGATCTGGGGCTGACCAGTCTTAATGACCTCTCCAGAAACAGGACGCTCGGTCTTTTGATGGGAAAAGGATTCTCCATCGACAACAGTGGCAGCTCATCGACGGTCATAGAGGGAAGCAGAACCGTCAAGTTGATGGGAGAACTCACCCGTGAGAGACATGTCGAAGAGGAGTTCCCCCTTGTACAGGCACTCTACCGGATGATGTACGAACATGAGAATCTCAACGACTACATGAGAGCGGTGTTCAACTAA
- a CDS encoding dihydrodipicolinate synthase family protein codes for MNTMRLDRIGGVIPALLTCFDTNENFDEQYQRSVVRFLLSKGIDGLYLTGSTGETFLMDGEERKKVVEVISDEVAGRVPIIVHVGDIGTKKSIKLAKHAYEHGAAAISSVPPFYWKFSSEEVYRYYQELSGSVPLPMIVYNVALAGAVDFEQIRNISSLDQVEGIKYTASTHHEILRIKEEIGKDFKVYSGSDEMALSGLAYGSDGLIGSFYNVIPELFIGLYQAYQRGDWEQAQCLQRQADAIIFCVLKYPMHASMKRMLSWIGVNAGTVRSPFSSLDEEAEKQLKKELRIIRDAYSLKDVAVLEAL; via the coding sequence ATGAATACTATGCGACTGGACCGCATCGGTGGAGTGATTCCTGCTCTACTGACATGCTTCGATACAAACGAGAATTTCGACGAGCAGTACCAACGCTCAGTAGTACGATTTCTCCTCTCCAAGGGTATTGATGGGCTCTATCTGACAGGGAGTACCGGAGAGACGTTCCTGATGGATGGTGAAGAGAGAAAAAAGGTTGTGGAGGTCATCTCGGATGAAGTGGCAGGCCGGGTACCCATTATTGTCCACGTTGGAGATATCGGGACCAAGAAATCCATCAAGCTTGCTAAGCATGCCTATGAGCATGGTGCTGCAGCCATCTCCTCTGTTCCTCCATTTTACTGGAAGTTCTCTTCAGAAGAGGTGTATCGTTACTATCAGGAACTGAGTGGTTCTGTCCCCCTCCCTATGATCGTCTACAATGTTGCCTTGGCCGGAGCGGTGGACTTTGAACAGATTAGGAACATCTCTTCGCTTGACCAGGTGGAAGGTATCAAGTATACGGCAAGTACACACCATGAGATCCTTAGGATCAAGGAAGAGATTGGGAAGGATTTCAAGGTGTATTCTGGCAGTGATGAGATGGCTCTCTCTGGTCTGGCCTATGGTAGTGATGGCCTTATCGGCAGTTTCTATAATGTCATTCCAGAACTGTTCATAGGCCTCTATCAGGCATATCAGCGTGGAGATTGGGAACAGGCACAATGCTTACAGAGGCAGGCTGATGCAATCATATTCTGCGTCCTGAAGTATCCCATGCATGCAAGCATGAAGCGTATGCTCAGTTGGATAGGTGTTAATGCAGGAACTGTGAGAAGTCCTTTCTCTTCCCTCGATGAGGAAGCAGAGAAACAACTCAAGAAAGAGCTACGGATAATTCGTGATGCCTATAGCCTCAAGGACGTAGCGGTATTAGAAGCGCTCTAA
- a CDS encoding carbohydrate ABC transporter permease, with protein sequence MLKQKSSPYRILMMVMLLVVSVLFIFPFYWIVTGAFKIQKVAIQMPPQWFPTDPTFANFTELFINPAGKWFFNSIYMSAASMILVCLTSAMAGFVLAKKQFTGRGIVFAIIIAAMALPKQVVLVPLVRIMNSIGMYNTPWAVILPAVGWPFGVFLMKQFAQTIPTEILDAARIDGSGEWMTFVRIVTPIIKPAYGALAIFTFITTWNDYFLQLVMLQSRSKLTIALGVATLQAEMATNYGVIMAGAALGALPIVTIFLLFQKYFASGITMGAVKG encoded by the coding sequence ATGTTGAAACAAAAAAGTTCCCCCTACAGGATCCTGATGATGGTCATGCTCCTGGTAGTTTCTGTACTGTTCATATTTCCGTTCTATTGGATTGTGACCGGTGCGTTCAAGATACAGAAGGTGGCCATTCAGATGCCGCCTCAGTGGTTCCCCACTGATCCGACGTTTGCCAACTTCACTGAGCTGTTCATCAATCCGGCAGGCAAGTGGTTCTTCAACAGTATCTACATGTCTGCTGCCTCCATGATCCTGGTCTGCCTGACCAGCGCGATGGCAGGATTTGTGTTGGCCAAGAAGCAGTTTACGGGCAGAGGAATCGTCTTCGCCATCATCATTGCAGCGATGGCGCTTCCTAAGCAGGTGGTGCTGGTTCCTCTGGTCAGGATCATGAACTCTATAGGGATGTATAACACCCCTTGGGCTGTGATTCTGCCGGCTGTCGGCTGGCCGTTCGGGGTGTTCCTGATGAAGCAGTTCGCCCAGACCATTCCCACGGAGATCCTCGATGCAGCACGCATTGATGGAAGTGGGGAGTGGATGACCTTCGTCAGGATTGTGACCCCGATAATCAAGCCTGCCTATGGTGCTCTGGCAATCTTTACGTTCATCACGACATGGAATGACTACTTCCTGCAGTTGGTCATGCTCCAGAGTCGTTCCAAGTTGACTATCGCACTCGGGGTGGCAACCTTGCAGGCAGAGATGGCAACTAATTATGGGGTGATCATGGCAGGAGCTGCCTTGGGTGCGCTTCCTATTGTGACTATCTTCCTGTTATTCCAGAAATATTTTGCCAGCGGTATCACCATGGGTGCAGTGAAGGGCTGA
- a CDS encoding sugar ABC transporter permease, with amino-acid sequence MLLFFVSFVIVPMGMGIITSFFNYTMSSFQFIGLKNYIDLFKDPKFLRSFWNTFVIVVVSVPTVTVFSLWVSSLIYDKNAWVTSSFRGVFYLPVVTGTVPVVVVWKWIFDKYAGILNYILISLGIIDKNISWLGNKDTAIWCILAILFTTSIGQPIVLYISALANVDTSVLEAAEVDGASKMRTFWQVKWPSIMPTTLYVVVITTINSFQCFALIQLLTSGGPVYSTSTIMYYLYDNAFSLYRYGYANAMGVLLAIVIGFFSVLQFKSIKSNVDY; translated from the coding sequence ATGCTGCTCTTCTTTGTTAGTTTTGTCATCGTCCCGATGGGAATGGGAATCATTACCAGTTTTTTCAACTACACCATGAGTAGTTTCCAGTTTATCGGTCTGAAGAACTACATAGATCTGTTCAAGGACCCGAAGTTCCTCCGTTCTTTCTGGAATACCTTTGTGATTGTGGTGGTGTCCGTCCCAACGGTAACGGTATTTTCACTCTGGGTGTCTTCTCTTATCTATGACAAGAATGCATGGGTCACCTCTTCGTTCAGAGGGGTTTTCTACCTTCCTGTGGTAACAGGAACGGTTCCGGTAGTCGTTGTCTGGAAATGGATCTTTGATAAGTACGCCGGTATTCTCAACTATATTCTGATAAGTCTTGGAATCATCGACAAGAATATCAGCTGGCTTGGCAATAAGGATACCGCCATCTGGTGTATCCTGGCTATTCTGTTCACCACCAGTATCGGTCAGCCGATTGTGTTGTACATCTCGGCCTTGGCGAATGTCGATACCTCGGTTCTCGAGGCGGCAGAGGTCGATGGAGCGAGTAAGATGCGTACTTTCTGGCAAGTGAAGTGGCCTTCGATCATGCCAACCACGTTGTATGTTGTGGTGATCACGACGATCAACAGTTTCCAGTGCTTTGCCTTGATACAGTTGCTCACAAGTGGAGGACCGGTCTACTCGACCAGTACGATCATGTACTACCTGTACGATAACGCGTTCAGCTTGTATCGCTATGGATATGCGAATGCCATGGGAGTCCTGCTTGCAATTGTAATCGGGTTCTTCAGTGTGCTGCAGTTCAAGTCAATCAAATCCAATGTGGACTACTAG
- a CDS encoding extracellular solute-binding protein — MKKLSTLVLCVMLVLFTSPLFAAGSQEKAAASDDGRITLTWWAFPTFGQDPGKPVGSYEAEIIKAFEAANPGIKVQLETIDFTSGPQKLTAAIEGGTAPDILFDAPGRIIEYGRNGKLVSFDDMFTDSYKNDVGNAELIAACSDGSSYWMYPISASPFYMGINKEMWEDAGALQYVNLEGDRTWTTDDFAKAMEALGKNGNIGLSVYCGGQGGDQGTRALVSNLYGATIADAGNSRYTMNSPEGAKALTLLKDLVDNGYIDAGLSIAAAEELQLFSQQQIASTICWGTSNALNYASDDFTQVSIPFPSNDGVPSLEYLVNGFGIFDNNDTARAEAAKKFVAFVCDDSAWGPKNVVQTGAFPVRSSFGDLYPGNDEYKLLASWTKYYGGYYNTMPGFAAMRTEWWNMLQYVFTGDKTVSKALADYDKNSNAVFN, encoded by the coding sequence ATGAAAAAGCTATCAACGCTTGTGCTTTGTGTGATGTTAGTGCTCTTCACAAGCCCTCTCTTCGCTGCAGGTTCCCAGGAAAAGGCAGCAGCCAGTGATGACGGGAGAATAACCCTTACTTGGTGGGCATTCCCCACCTTTGGTCAGGACCCAGGCAAACCGGTCGGCAGCTATGAGGCTGAGATCATCAAGGCTTTTGAGGCAGCCAACCCCGGAATCAAGGTACAGCTTGAAACAATCGACTTCACCAGTGGCCCCCAGAAGCTCACAGCCGCCATTGAGGGCGGAACTGCTCCTGACATCCTCTTTGATGCACCGGGAAGAATCATAGAATATGGGAGAAACGGCAAGCTCGTAAGCTTCGATGATATGTTTACTGATTCCTATAAAAATGATGTAGGTAATGCTGAACTGATCGCCGCCTGTAGTGATGGATCCTCCTACTGGATGTATCCAATCAGTGCTTCTCCTTTCTACATGGGTATCAATAAAGAGATGTGGGAAGATGCCGGTGCCTTGCAGTATGTTAACCTTGAAGGGGACCGGACATGGACTACTGATGACTTTGCCAAGGCAATGGAAGCCCTTGGGAAGAATGGAAACATTGGTCTTTCTGTCTATTGTGGCGGGCAGGGTGGTGACCAGGGAACACGTGCGCTGGTATCCAATCTCTATGGTGCAACCATTGCCGACGCAGGCAACAGTCGCTATACCATGAACAGCCCTGAGGGAGCAAAGGCTCTTACCTTGCTGAAAGACCTTGTTGATAATGGATACATTGATGCCGGTTTGAGCATTGCAGCAGCAGAAGAGTTGCAGCTCTTCAGCCAGCAGCAGATTGCTTCCACCATCTGCTGGGGAACCAGTAATGCGCTCAACTATGCTAGTGATGATTTCACCCAGGTTTCCATCCCATTCCCGAGCAATGATGGTGTACCCAGTCTTGAGTACCTTGTAAACGGTTTTGGAATCTTCGACAACAATGATACTGCTCGCGCTGAGGCAGCCAAGAAGTTTGTAGCATTCGTCTGTGACGATTCTGCATGGGGACCAAAGAATGTTGTTCAGACCGGTGCATTCCCGGTACGCTCTTCCTTCGGTGACCTCTATCCGGGTAATGATGAGTACAAGCTCCTTGCTTCCTGGACCAAGTACTATGGTGGCTACTACAACACCATGCCTGGTTTTGCTGCAATGAGAACCGAGTGGTGGAACATGCTTCAGTATGTATTCACTGGTGATAAGACGGTCAGTAAAGCGCTTGCTGATTACGACAAGAACTCCAACGCTGTCTTCAATTAA